One stretch of Trichomycterus rosablanca isolate fTriRos1 chromosome 3, fTriRos1.hap1, whole genome shotgun sequence DNA includes these proteins:
- the LOC134310248 gene encoding uncharacterized protein LOC134310248 — translation MDMVQELGAVSADIILFLAALHAFFRLFKDHRAPSVGFLLITVSSALTLLPLPGTAVSLAQKDLRWAGEALCPALLGFGFLWFSEDHLTACVLLIGSSVLPTLADWLSEDVLVIMTRCQALSALSCSLTVCLFAANGTGVLVSVALSLPALVAPRAVGSSAASLGASQTVGGLLEWVLKVVMAAGCWTTQRALDTFLQDLKQWDTDVG, via the exons ATGGACATGGTACAGGAACTGGGTGCAGTGTCTGCAGACATCATTCTGTTTCTCGCAGCTCTTCATGCCTTCTTTCGCTTATTCAAG GACCACAGAGCCCCATCAGTGGGTTTTCTTCTCATCACTGTCTCTTCTGCTCTGACGCTTCTTCCCCTACCTGGCACTGCTGTCTCTCTAGCCCAAAAAGACCTCCGATGGGCGGGTGAGGCACTGTGCCCTGCCTTGCTTGGCTTTGGCTTCTTGTGGTTCAGTGAAGATCACCTCACCGCCTGTGTGCTGCTAATCGGCTCCTCAGTTCTTCCGACGCTTGCCGATTGGCTATCCGAGGATGTCTTGGTGATCATGACACGCTGCCAGGCCTTATCGGCACTGTCCTGTTCCCTTACAGTGTGTCTGTTTGCTGCAAATGGGACTGGCGTACTGGTGAGTGTGGCTCTCAGCCTCCCTGCTCTTGTGGCCCCCAGGGCTGTAGGCAGCAGTGCTGCATCTCTGGGAGCTTCACAAACTGTAGGAGGATTGCTGGAGTGGGTCTTAAAAGTTGTCATGGCTGCAGGGTGTTGGACAACACAAAGGGCTCTAGATACATTTCTTCAGGACCTGAAGCAGtgggacactgatgttggatga
- the si:ch211-257p13.3 gene encoding kinesin-like protein KIFC3, with protein sequence MYAFYSLLVYIFYTVFKKDEEAEPEGACAEPLKEPGHVSMETGSRKRGRHTPKLGKRRSDRNSDLSSSSSDSDELSLSDEDDDIEDTYAIPAKTPMAAFLSFKQETEKRRASSVHTNIGEKVPESPLVAVMSHLLSFLEQYSHLQQLQQQAEQYRVQLRRHRVQHRRKMKALRTSYRQRLRDKSSVIHSLEDAIAQQQCPSPDNDATSTGLHKLVQSLCGLQGERSVLRGELRLLHSQLEQKEQDRHSKVQAFQLQIDKLKSCIEEREEELSKLRIASGATDSEKRMLCLATENESLKQSLSVTQGLLQQLSIIPSQSSSLLIKENENLRSRVLQLESSLQQRGEQLSRLERQNEQDEWRRGEELRRRDERVRELQLELDKERSKEPAVKYVTQKVEVESPSTLRQLAETRQKNQQMSGKLASQKEKCKQLEENIRRSDEVSCNLQHKIAAYEREIGTLQGELLKEIGHLEEKKDEAVKAAANCSQEQLQSLQDQFLNLQRRLNALPPTLRSMKTDYASLRGQVRNFSEFYGSAIKEAKKQISAAINEMSEANKDLLEKYRKEVALRRKYHEQLVELKGNIRVLCRVKPVLKEDQHDDSQAVAVTTDPHNESALTVLSKGKAKGFELDKVFHPQATQEEVFQEIEPLITSCIDGYHVCIFAYGQTGSGKTYTMEGSVENPGINQRALKHLFNEIEERKDMWTYTITVSSVEIYNEVLRDLLSKDGEKLDIKINPDGTGLHVPGLRIIEVKSFQHIKKILATARRNRITFGTQMNQHSSRSHALLTVTVQGTDLATGTKSSGKLNLVDLAGSERVSKSGAEGERLKEAQNINRSLLALGDVIQALRGRQTHIPFRNSRLTYLLQDSLGKGNKTAMVVQISSLERNAEETLCSLKFAQRVCKVELGPAARKIESANQCEN encoded by the exons ATGTACGCCTTTTACTCTCTGCTGGTTTACATCTTCTACACCGTCTTCAAAAAGGATGAGGAGGCTGAACCTGAGGGTGCATGTGCAGAACCCCTAAAG GAGCCTGGTCATGTTTCTATGGAAACAGGAAGCAGAAAAAGAGGGCGTCACACCCCCAAGTTGGGGAAAAGGCGAAGTGACAGAAACAGTGATTTAA gcagcagcagcagtgacagcgaTGAACTGTCCTTGAGTGACGAAGATGATGATATTGAAGACACTTATGCAATTCCTGCTAAGACCCCAATGGCAGCGTTCTTGTCTTTCAAACAGGAAACAGAAAAGAGAAGAGCTTCCAGTGTCCACACTAATATAGGTGAAAAG GTCCCCGAGTCTCCTCTGGTAGCAGTAATGTCTCATCTGCTGAGCTTTCTGGAGCAGTACTCACACCTGCAGCAGCTGCAGCAGCAGGCGGAGCAGTACCGAGTGCAGTTACGCAGGCATCGCGTGCAGCACCGCCGCAAGATGAAGGCCCTGCGTACCTCGTATCGCCAGCGCCTCCGAGATAAAAGCAGCGTCATCCACAGCCTGGAGGATGCCATCGCTCAGCAGCAGTGCCCTTCACCCGACAACGACG CAACATCAACAGGGCTGCATAAGTTGGTCCAGTCTCTGTGTGGGCTGCAAGGTGAGAGGAGTGTGCTGCGGGGTGAACTGCGCCTCCTGCATTCACAACTGGAGCAGAAAGAGCAGGACCGACACTCCAAAGTACAAGCCTTCCAACTACAG ATTGACAAGCTTAAAAGCTGCATCGAGGAGCGAGAAGAAGAGCTGTCCAAGCTCCGGATCGCATCT GGAGCGACAGACTCAGAAAAGCGGATGCTCTGTCTGGCAACCGAGAATGAGAGTCTGAAACAGAGCTTGTCTGTGACTCAGGGTCTCCTACAGCAGCTCTCCATCATTCCATCTCAGTCCAGTTCACTGCTCATCAAG GAGAACGAGAACCTGCGCAGCCGTGTTCTGCAGCTGGAAAGCTCTCTGCAGCAGCGGGGTGAGCAGCTGTCACGACTGGAGCGTCAGAACGAGCAGGATGAGTGGCGGAGGGGCGAGGAGCTCAGAAGACGGGACGAAAGGGTGAGAGAGCTCCAACTCGAGCTGGATAAAGAGAGAAGCAAAGAGCCTgcagtgaaa TATGTCACTCAGAAGGTGGAAGTAGAGTCACCTTCGACTCTGAGACAGCTGGCTGAAACCAGACAGAAGAACCAGCAGATGAGTGGCAAGCTGGCCAGTCAGAAAGAAAAATGCAAACAGCtggaggagaacatcagacgcTCTGATGAAGTCAGCTGTAATCTTCAGCATAAG attGCTGCGTATGAACGAGAAATTGGGACGCTGCAGGGAGAGCTGCTGAAGGAGATCGGTCATCTGGAGGAAAAGAAAGACGAGGCTGTGAAAGCAGCTGCTAACTGTTCGCAGGAGCAGCTGCAGAGTCTGCAGGATCAGTTTCTGA ATTTACAGAGGCGTCTGAACGCTCTTCCTCCCACCCTGCGCTCCATGAAGACAGACTATGCCAGTCTACGCGGCCAGGTCCGCAATTTTTCTGAATTTTATGGATCAGCCATCAAAGAAGCCAAGAAACAG AtatcagcagcaataaatgaaatGTCAGAGGCCAATAAGGATCTTCTGGAGAAATACAGGAAGGAGGTTGCTCTTCGCAGAAAGTATCACGAGCAGTTGGTGGAGCTGAAAG GCAACATCCGTGTTCTGTGCCGTGTGAAACCGGTGCTGAAGGAGGACCAGCATGATGACAGTCAGGCGGTTGCAGTGACCACAGACCCACATAATGAATCTGCTCTCACTGTCCTGAGTAAAGGGAAAGCTAAAGGCTTCGAGCTGGACAAAGTCTTTCACCCTCAGGCTACACaggaggag GTGTTTCAAGAAATCGAGCCCCTGATTACCTCCTGCATTGATGGATATCATGTCTGCATCTTTGCTTACGGTCAGACAGGCTCAGGGAAAACGTACACGATGGAG GGTTCTGTGGAGAACCCAGGCATCAACCAGCGAGCCCTGAAGCACCTTTTCAACGAGATCGAGGAAAGGAAGGACATGTGGACGTACACGATCACTGTCAGTTCAGTGGAAATCTACAATGAGGTCCTCAG AGATTTGCTGAGTAAGGATGGAGAGAAGTTGGACATCAAAATTAACCCTGATGGTACAGGTCTTCATGTGCCTGGTCTCAGGATCATAGAGGTCAAGAGCTTTCAGCatattaagaaa ATTTTGGCTACAGCACGGAGGAACCGGATAACATTTGGAACACAAATGAACCAGCACAGTTCTCGCTCACATGCTCTGCTCACAGTCACGGTGCAGGGAACAGACCTCGCCACCGGCACAAAGTCATCtg GTAAATTGAACCTGGTGGACCTGGCTGGTTCAGAGCGCGTGTCAAAGTCCGGGGCGGAGGGTGAGCGACTGAAGGAGGCACAGAACATCAACCGCTCGTTGCTAGCATTGGGAGATGTGATCCAGGCTCTGAGAGGCCGCCAGACCCACATCCCCTTCAGGAACTCACGTCTCACTTATCTACTGCAGGACTCACTGGGCAAAGGCAATAAAACAGCCATGGTGGTGCAG ATTTCCTCTCTGGAGAGGAACGCTGAAGAGACTCTGTGTTCGCTGAAGTTTGCGCAGCGTGTATGTAAAGTGGAGCTGGGCCCGGCCGCACGGAAAATAGAGAGCGCAAATCAGTGTGAGAACTAA